From Pseudomonas cannabina, one genomic window encodes:
- a CDS encoding ATP-binding protein, giving the protein MLLPFELDPEIIQHIIHSQAGSIGKAIIELVMNSVDADATALRLTMTKEGFHCADDGRGFASREDVLRYFGRFGTPHQEGDATYGRFRLGRGQIMAHAKTRWASNDWQMTVDTRSMGYNYELDDLEHGAPGCSIEGIWYEPLNDLELMSAVQEIRDLVRYTRISVELNGRVITRDPATEKWDFEDEYAYYRAKEEGAVSIYNQGVLVRHDSSHLWGAGGLIVTKRAIALNVSRSEILRKTCPVWKAIAKVFGPLADKVSGELGGRRKTEARRARSALSLLGGAADVAKIFCHEEVITVLPGKRHITLMDFIGKAFREHKGTYTVVLKGSDIPKGEGIAGQRIIQVLHPQTLDRFGCHSVEDFEDVLERVIANARPAVSHWYRDLTVPQCAAFATVKKAYVERTSIVDEKKALDKETRRAWIALRWCLQHYAGACVGAERWRDGTVRHSKDLLAVLLGESNTSEAWTDGKTYLAINRTIVQRLKSEPMKTAAYIFGLVEHEVAHQGDSLACGHDEAFYQRFHDISLRMAPERQRFMHKWLMKYTTSMEMEGKKATGSAWGELHLVRRVGTGRMKRGLSDAIDDDSADPIVSTPVPEQDMALLSRINAGLIDKGVCPPPPDWNRVIEQAKADQVANSERLRAKREADEAEYERISQALDEATEKAKPEVARILDMPLADIPAGALDYLGHLLATGSDEQEIRSEWECQFAEPEDIPAAALEYLLTTGGDAQEMRSEDQANLEQLAADQADDPRCKLAKEYHGMVEPGETWWVLERNAAAAGFWRVEDYLKWRHADQLLLGLLRGLRK; this is encoded by the coding sequence GTGCTGCTACCTTTTGAGCTGGACCCTGAAATCATTCAACACATCATCCATAGTCAGGCCGGATCCATCGGCAAGGCCATCATCGAGCTGGTGATGAACTCTGTAGACGCCGATGCCACCGCATTGCGCCTGACCATGACCAAAGAGGGTTTTCACTGCGCTGATGACGGTCGCGGCTTTGCCAGCCGTGAAGACGTACTGCGCTACTTCGGACGCTTTGGGACACCGCACCAGGAAGGCGATGCCACCTATGGCCGGTTTCGCTTGGGCCGGGGTCAGATCATGGCGCACGCCAAAACACGTTGGGCTTCCAACGATTGGCAGATGACCGTTGATACCCGCTCGATGGGCTACAACTACGAGCTGGACGATCTTGAACACGGCGCACCGGGTTGCTCCATCGAGGGCATCTGGTACGAACCGCTCAACGATTTGGAGTTGATGTCTGCCGTTCAGGAGATTCGTGACCTGGTGCGCTACACCCGCATCAGCGTTGAACTCAATGGCCGTGTCATTACGCGCGATCCTGCAACGGAAAAATGGGACTTCGAGGATGAATACGCCTATTACCGGGCCAAGGAAGAAGGCGCGGTTTCGATCTACAACCAAGGCGTGCTGGTCCGTCACGATTCCTCGCACCTCTGGGGAGCTGGAGGCCTGATCGTGACCAAGCGGGCGATTGCCCTCAACGTCTCCCGTAGCGAGATACTGCGCAAGACCTGCCCGGTCTGGAAAGCCATCGCCAAGGTGTTCGGCCCGTTGGCCGATAAGGTCTCGGGAGAGTTGGGTGGACGACGCAAGACAGAAGCACGTCGAGCGCGATCAGCACTGTCGTTGCTCGGCGGTGCAGCTGATGTGGCCAAAATATTCTGCCATGAAGAAGTCATTACGGTGCTGCCAGGTAAACGGCATATCACCCTGATGGATTTTATTGGCAAGGCGTTTCGTGAACACAAAGGCACCTACACCGTTGTTTTAAAGGGCAGTGACATACCCAAGGGCGAAGGCATTGCCGGGCAGCGCATCATCCAGGTACTGCATCCGCAAACGCTCGACCGCTTCGGTTGCCATAGCGTTGAAGATTTTGAAGATGTGCTGGAACGGGTGATTGCCAATGCCAGACCTGCCGTCAGTCACTGGTACCGAGACCTGACGGTGCCCCAGTGCGCCGCGTTTGCGACGGTCAAGAAGGCTTATGTCGAGCGAACATCGATTGTCGATGAGAAAAAAGCGCTGGACAAAGAAACGCGCCGGGCCTGGATCGCGTTGCGCTGGTGCCTGCAACACTACGCCGGTGCCTGTGTTGGGGCTGAACGCTGGAGAGATGGCACCGTTCGGCATAGCAAAGACCTCCTGGCGGTGTTGCTTGGTGAATCGAACACCAGTGAAGCGTGGACGGATGGTAAAACATACCTGGCCATCAACCGCACTATCGTCCAACGCCTTAAATCTGAGCCCATGAAAACGGCGGCCTATATCTTCGGGCTGGTCGAGCACGAGGTGGCGCACCAGGGCGACAGCCTGGCGTGCGGGCATGACGAAGCGTTCTATCAGCGTTTCCATGACATTTCCCTGCGCATGGCACCCGAGCGTCAGCGGTTCATGCACAAGTGGTTGATGAAATACACCACGAGCATGGAAATGGAAGGCAAGAAAGCGACCGGCAGCGCTTGGGGAGAGCTTCACCTGGTGAGGCGTGTGGGCACTGGCCGTATGAAGCGCGGCTTGTCGGACGCCATCGATGACGATTCGGCGGATCCGATCGTTAGCACGCCGGTGCCGGAGCAGGACATGGCCTTGCTCAGCAGGATCAATGCCGGGTTAATTGATAAGGGCGTCTGCCCACCGCCGCCCGACTGGAACAGGGTCATCGAGCAGGCCAAGGCCGATCAGGTGGCGAACAGCGAGCGGTTGCGCGCTAAACGGGAAGCCGATGAGGCTGAATATGAGCGGATCAGTCAGGCGCTTGATGAGGCCACAGAGAAAGCGAAGCCCGAAGTCGCCCGGATTCTGGACATGCCGTTAGCGGACATTCCAGCCGGTGCCCTGGACTACCTCGGTCATTTGCTGGCCACTGGAAGCGATGAACAGGAGATACGCAGTGAATGGGAATGCCAGTTCGCAGAGCCTGAAGATATTCCAGCCGCAGCTCTGGAGTATTTGCTGACAACCGGCGGCGACGCGCAGGAGATGCGCAGCGAAGACCAGGCCAATCTGGAGCAGCTGGCTGCGGACCAGGCAGATGATCCACGCTGTAAGTTAGCTAAGGAATACCACGGCATGGTCGAGCCTGGCGAAACCTGGTGGGTGCTTGAACGCAATGCTGCCGCTGCCGGTTTCTGGCGTGTCGAGGACTACTTGAAGTGGCGACATGCCGATCAATTGCTACTCGGATTATTGCGGGGACTGCGCAAATAA